The genomic DNA TAGGCAGCACTAGTCTTTCAATCATAAGAAAAGAGGGTTGGGTATGGGAAAAACAAACAAAGGCAAAAAAGCAGTGCTTCTCGGCCTGGTCGCGATGCTCGTTCTGCTAACAGCAGCGTGCGGCAAGGACAACGCAGCGGGAGAGAACAACAAAGGAGCGGCGGAAGCGGAGACAATCACCTTGACTATGATGCATCCTTGGACTTCGCCGAACGTGGACAATGAAGTCTACAAGGCCCGGATCGCCGAATTTGAGGAGCAGCATCCGAATATCAAAATCAAACAGGACGGCGTGCCGGCAGCGCAGTACAAAACCAAGCTCCGTACGTTAGCCGCGGCTAACAATTTGGCGGATATCAACGTAGTATGGCCGGGAGCGGATCTAGACCCGCTCGTAGCAGGCAACTTGCTTGCACCAATCAATAACATGATGGAAAACTGGGCCTCCATTTTGCCGGACAGTGCTTTGGATGGATTCAATGTTGATGGCCAGCAGTATGCCATACCGACAAAGCAAACGTTCGTGGACATTATCTATTACAACAAAGAAATGTTTGCACAAGTAGGCTATGATCAATTCCCAGATACCTACGACAAATTCATTGACGCGGTGAAGAAACTGAAGGAAGCGGGAATTACCCCGATTTCTCTAGGGAACAAGGAACAATGGCCGCTTCAATCCTCTTACATCTCCATCATTGGTGATCGCTATACAGGCAGTGATTTCCTGCCGGGCGTGCTGGAGAAAAAAGCGGAATTTACCGATCCTGGATTCGTAAAAGCGCTTGCGGTCATCGATGAATTGACCAAACTGGGAGCCTTCAATACGGATGCCAACAACATGGACTCCGTACAAGGACAGGATTATTTCATCCAAGGCAAAGCGGCGATGCATATTTCGTCCTCGACAGTCGACGGAAGAGTGCGCATCAACAACGATGAAGGGGACAAATTCGGCATTGCATTGTTCCCGAGCGTAGAAGGCGGCAAGGGTGATCCGGTTAAAAGCGCCGGCGTCGTTCAATACGGCATTGCCATCAAGAGCGGACTGGATGAGAAAAAACAGCAGGCAGCCGAAGAGTTCCTGAAGTTTTTCGTAAGTGAGGATTTGTATAAAGAATTGATCCGCAACGGAATTGTCGTTCCGGCGAAAGTAGATGTACCGGAAGATGCCAGCAAATATTTGAAAGAGATGCTGGCATTAACGGGCAACGGAACTGCTCCGGTATTTGATAGCGTTATTCCGACACAGGTGGTCGATGTGCTGCAGAACGGATTGCAAGCGCTGACCATGGGCAGAGGAACGCCTGAAGAGCTGGCTAAAGAAGTTCAAGAAGCCTTTGACACGATGAATTAGAAATCTATTTTATATGATTCTGTCATTCAAATCCGACGTTGTGAGAAAACCCGAAACCCGGGTTTTCTTCATTCATCGGGATTGAAAGCAGGATAAGAACAAAGGAGGAACCCCTGATGCAAACATTAAGAGGAACGAAGCTGGCGATATTTTTCGGATTGTTTCCTGCCTTGTTGATTTACTTGGGAATAGCCATCGTTCCGATCGGGTTGTCCTTATACTACTCCGTGATGAACTGGAATGGTATCGGGTCGATGGCGTTTGTCGGCATCGATAATTACGTAAAGATTCTGAGCAATGCCACCTTCTGGCTGTCCGTGAAAAATAACGTCATTATTATGGTTACCGGCTTGATCGGCCAGCTCCCGCTTGGTTTGCTGCTGGCGCTGTTGCTAAGCCGCGGGCTTCGAGGCTCCGGGTTTTTCCGGACGATCGGTTTTATGCCTGTCGTAATTTCCTCCGTTATGGTCTCCCTGATCTGGGGAATGATTTACAACACGGAGTACGGGATGCTGAACAATCTGCTTGCAGCTGTAGGCTTGGAGAGCTGGCAGCAGAACTGGCTTGGCGATGATAAATGGTCGATGCTGTCGATCAGTATCGCTTATATTTGGCAAAACTGCGGACTGTATATGGTTATTTTTCTGGCTGCTCTGCAAAGTATACCTGATGAGGTCAATGAGGCAGCAGAACTGGACGGAGCTACCGGATTCAAACGGACGATGCGGATTACAATTCCGATGATCCGCAGCACCATTATGGTGTGCGTCGTCTACAGTATCAGTAATTCCTTCCGGGTATTTGACCTTATCCAGATTTTGACGGGCGGAGGTCCGGCGCATCAAACCGAGGTTATGACGATTTATATGTA from Paenibacillus woosongensis includes the following:
- a CDS encoding extracellular solute-binding protein yields the protein MGKTNKGKKAVLLGLVAMLVLLTAACGKDNAAGENNKGAAEAETITLTMMHPWTSPNVDNEVYKARIAEFEEQHPNIKIKQDGVPAAQYKTKLRTLAAANNLADINVVWPGADLDPLVAGNLLAPINNMMENWASILPDSALDGFNVDGQQYAIPTKQTFVDIIYYNKEMFAQVGYDQFPDTYDKFIDAVKKLKEAGITPISLGNKEQWPLQSSYISIIGDRYTGSDFLPGVLEKKAEFTDPGFVKALAVIDELTKLGAFNTDANNMDSVQGQDYFIQGKAAMHISSSTVDGRVRINNDEGDKFGIALFPSVEGGKGDPVKSAGVVQYGIAIKSGLDEKKQQAAEEFLKFFVSEDLYKELIRNGIVVPAKVDVPEDASKYLKEMLALTGNGTAPVFDSVIPTQVVDVLQNGLQALTMGRGTPEELAKEVQEAFDTMN
- a CDS encoding carbohydrate ABC transporter permease, with protein sequence MQTLRGTKLAIFFGLFPALLIYLGIAIVPIGLSLYYSVMNWNGIGSMAFVGIDNYVKILSNATFWLSVKNNVIIMVTGLIGQLPLGLLLALLLSRGLRGSGFFRTIGFMPVVISSVMVSLIWGMIYNTEYGMLNNLLAAVGLESWQQNWLGDDKWSMLSISIAYIWQNCGLYMVIFLAALQSIPDEVNEAAELDGATGFKRTMRITIPMIRSTIMVCVVYSISNSFRVFDLIQILTGGGPAHQTEVMTIYMYNSAFMNMRYGYGSAVSILILLFSLVVISVMNRLGSEKDA